In Deltaproteobacteria bacterium, the genomic stretch TTGTTAGTTGTACCGCTAATAATGCTAATGCAAATTGATTAACCGAATTATTAGCTTTAATGGATATAAAAAGTAGCAATACCCCAATTGCCGCAATGAAAGTAAAACCAAAAATATTGCGCACCCAAATTATACAAGTAAGAAGAAAAAACACCGCGACTAAAACAAGAGCTGCGCGTGCCAGGCGGGGTCGAGCAGCTAATGGAAAAAATACCGCCGCGGTAAATGCCGGGCCCACAAGACCACCCGCACTAGTAACAGCTTGGCTTAATCGTCCACCACTGCCTGATATTAAAGCTGCTCCTGAACCATCTGCATAAAGATTAAATGAATGAAAATTATAACCGACAATTAGGCCAGCTATTCCATGTCCCATTTCATGAACAATGGTTGATAATAGTAATAATGGATATCCAACTATACCACCGTATGGTAAAAATATAATTACCAGGCTAAAAATACTGGCAATAATTAATGCAACTCTTGGATTCATATTAACGCTACTAATAACCTACTTATTGGTTATTTGATAGCTTTAATTAAAATAACTCTGCTTGAAATGTTAGTTAATCGTTATTACAAGTAATCGAAATTAGGGTATCATCCATGTTTGCAATCAAATTACCTGTGCTTGACATAGGGTTTTAACCTGCCCAACTAAAACCTTTTGCATTTGAACGTCGCCTTGTTCATATGCTGAATACTTTTCAAGTGCACATTTCACGCAAAAGAAACTTTTCGCAATTAAACATCTTGCTTGCAAAATAGCCTTAACATATTAAAAAGCAGAAAGGTGCTTATGGATTTTATAACAAATTTACCCATTTGGGCTTTAGTAATATTTATTTTTGTAATGCGTATTATCGATGTTTCACTTGGTACTGTACGTACCTTGGCAATCGTAAATGGCAGAATAAAGCTCGCCGTTTTTTTAGGCTTCATTGAAGTATTGATCTGGATTTCAGTAGTATCGCAAGTAATCATTAGAATTCATGAACATATCGTTGTGGCATTAGCTTTTGCTGGTGGTTTTGCTACTGGTAATGCAGTTGGTATTTTATTTGAAAAAAAATTAGCATTAGGCAACGCGGTAGTACGAATTATTTCTGCTGGTAGCGGTGAAGCCATTGTGAAAGCTATTCGCGAGGCTGGTCAAACAGCGACAACCTTTGCTGGTCAAGGCCGAGATGGACCAGTTACCTTAATCTATATTAGATGTTCTCGAAGAAAAATTTCTGAGTTCATCACCCTCGCACGTAAATTAGACCCTCAATCGTTCTGTGCAGTTGAACGCGCTGATTCTTGGATCAGCACCGGACGCTCAGCGGTTGTTAATCCGACAGGATGGCGTGCCTTTTGGAAAAAGAAATGATTGAGTGTTGATATGAATATGAATGATAGATCAGCGTCAAATAGCCATACTTTAAAAAGCTATGCCAAACTACCTTTAATACTTTTGATTATATACGCAGTTCTTTGTTTGCTAAGTCTACTCGCACCCAAAGCCGGGCGATTAAATTGGCTAATGGAAGTTGCACCTGCACTCATCGGTATTATGGTGTTATTTGTGACCTATAAAAAATTTCCTATGTCTCGTTTAATATATTGGGGTGTTTTCATCCACGCATTAATTTTATTATATGGCGGTCATTATACTTATGCTGAAACACCATTAGGCAATTGGGCTAAAGAACTCTTTCATCTAAGTCGTAATCACTATGACCGCGTTGGCCATTTGGCCCTAGGTTTTTTTCCGGCACTAATCATTCGCGAAGTGCTATTGCGTAAAACTCCCCTTCGTCGCGACGGGTGGTTTACATTCATTATTCTTTCTGTTATTCTGGCAATTGGCGCTTTTTGGGAGCTGCTTGAATGGTGGACGACCTTGCTAGTGGCCTCTGATGTTGGCACTGCTTTTTTAGGTACCCAAGGTGATATTTGGGATGCGCAATGGGATATGTTTCTAGCAATAGTGGGTGCGGCTATTTCGTTGCTGCTACTCTCAAAACGTCATGACCGATCGATGAAATTAGTACCAACATAGTGAGCGTTTTACTAAAAGGCAATTAAACATGAAAGAATTTCCATTGTTTATGAAAAACCAGAGTAACCGTGTGCCCGCTAGTGCACAAAATACTGAAGATATTGAAGGATACTATTACGATGGGCCTGGTGGTGGTCAAATGGCGTTCTGGACTTACCATGCCAATAGAGTTTCTCAAAAGCATGTGCATGATTTTGATGAGTATTTTGTTGTCGTTGCGGGTCAATTTACTGCGTGCTTTGAAGACAAAGAGGGCTA encodes the following:
- a CDS encoding M50 family metallopeptidase: MNPRVALIIASIFSLVIIFLPYGGIVGYPLLLLSTIVHEMGHGIAGLIVGYNFHSFNLYADGSGAALISGSGGRLSQAVTSAGGLVGPAFTAAVFFPLAARPRLARAALVLVAVFFLLTCIIWVRNIFGFTFIAAIGVLLLFISIKANNSVNQFALALLAVQLTISVFVRADYLFTKVAMTSKGAMPSDVAQIQAALILPYWFWGLVCGAISVAVLILGLRSFWRNSRVVIKNNSNG
- a CDS encoding DUF2238 domain-containing protein; this translates as MNDRSASNSHTLKSYAKLPLILLIIYAVLCLLSLLAPKAGRLNWLMEVAPALIGIMVLFVTYKKFPMSRLIYWGVFIHALILLYGGHYTYAETPLGNWAKELFHLSRNHYDRVGHLALGFFPALIIREVLLRKTPLRRDGWFTFIILSVILAIGAFWELLEWWTTLLVASDVGTAFLGTQGDIWDAQWDMFLAIVGAAISLLLLSKRHDRSMKLVPT
- a CDS encoding cupin; translated protein: MKEFPLFMKNQSNRVPASAQNTEDIEGYYYDGPGGGQMAFWTYHANRVSQKHVHDFDEYFVVVAGQFTACFEDKEG